A window of the Deinococcus gobiensis I-0 genome harbors these coding sequences:
- a CDS encoding M3 family metallopeptidase has product MNNPAPGTQPVDSANPLLNIGFRIPFDRIRPEHAEPAIDTLLSEARERVERLAASGERDFADFMADLDVLTEQLGTVGTIVGHLDGVVTSPEWQAARKAIIPKTSAFYTELGLHPGLWAALKAFAETDAARALDPVRARHLKLTIDGFRRGGADLPGDKKARLTEVNTRLAEVTNDFGKNVLDATAAFELYVPGERLAGVPERVRAATRRDAEERGQEGYRLTLHQPVFTPVLTYADDRELRRELWEAQTRVGQEPGRDNRPLVREILALRREQAELLGFRNFADYILEDRMAGGGDNALRFERDLEARTRPAFERENAELEAFYHVQAGQDAPELQPWDGPYWAEKQRQAKYDFDEEALRPYFALDNVLSGLFELSRRIFGITVTEAQAPGWHPEVRFYDIHDEAGTHVASFYTDWFPRDTKRGGAWMNAFITGGPRENGTEPHLGLMCGNMTPPGEDTPALLSVREVETVFHEFGHLLHHAMSRVPVRSLSGTQVPWDFVELPSQIMENWVMEREALDLFARHYQTGEALPEDLFRKLVDARNYRAGNVAMRQYSFGLTDLTLHVEYDPQSETDPVALARETMARFISFPLPENYAQVASFGHLFSSPVGYGAGYYSYKWAEVLDADAFSRFADEGLFNRETGRSYVDTILSRGNSDDPAQLYRDFMGRDPDADALLRRTGLL; this is encoded by the coding sequence ATGAACAATCCTGCACCCGGCACGCAGCCTGTAGACAGCGCCAACCCGCTGCTGAACATCGGTTTCCGGATTCCCTTCGACCGCATCCGGCCCGAGCACGCCGAACCGGCCATCGACACGCTGCTCTCGGAAGCCCGCGAGCGGGTCGAGCGCCTGGCCGCCTCGGGCGAGCGCGACTTCGCGGACTTCATGGCCGACCTCGACGTGCTCACCGAGCAGCTCGGCACCGTGGGGACCATCGTCGGGCACCTCGACGGCGTGGTGACCTCGCCCGAGTGGCAGGCGGCCCGCAAGGCGATCATTCCCAAGACGAGCGCCTTCTACACCGAACTGGGCCTGCACCCGGGCCTGTGGGCGGCCCTCAAGGCCTTTGCCGAGACGGACGCCGCCCGCGCCCTGGACCCGGTGCGCGCCCGGCACCTCAAGCTGACCATCGACGGCTTCCGCCGGGGCGGCGCCGACCTGCCGGGCGACAAGAAGGCCCGCCTGACCGAGGTGAACACGCGGCTGGCCGAGGTGACCAACGACTTCGGCAAGAACGTACTGGACGCGACGGCGGCCTTCGAGCTGTACGTGCCCGGAGAGCGCCTCGCGGGCGTGCCCGAGCGGGTCCGGGCCGCGACGCGCCGCGACGCCGAGGAGCGCGGCCAGGAAGGCTACCGCCTGACGCTGCACCAGCCGGTCTTTACGCCGGTCCTGACCTACGCCGACGACCGCGAGCTGCGGCGCGAGCTGTGGGAGGCCCAGACCCGCGTGGGCCAGGAGCCGGGGCGCGACAACCGCCCGCTCGTACGCGAGATCCTGGCGCTGCGCCGCGAGCAGGCCGAGCTGCTGGGTTTCCGCAACTTCGCGGACTATATCCTGGAGGACCGCATGGCGGGCGGCGGCGACAACGCCCTGCGCTTCGAGCGCGATCTCGAAGCCCGGACCCGCCCTGCCTTCGAGCGCGAGAATGCCGAGCTGGAGGCCTTCTACCACGTGCAGGCCGGTCAAGACGCCCCCGAACTGCAACCCTGGGACGGTCCCTACTGGGCCGAGAAGCAGCGGCAGGCCAAGTACGACTTCGACGAGGAGGCGCTGCGGCCCTACTTCGCCCTCGACAACGTGCTCTCGGGCCTGTTCGAGCTGTCCCGCCGCATCTTCGGCATCACGGTGACGGAAGCCCAGGCGCCCGGCTGGCACCCCGAGGTGCGCTTCTACGACATTCACGACGAGGCAGGCACGCACGTCGCGTCCTTCTACACCGACTGGTTCCCCCGCGACACCAAACGCGGCGGGGCGTGGATGAACGCCTTCATCACGGGCGGTCCCCGCGAGAACGGCACCGAGCCGCACCTGGGCCTGATGTGCGGCAACATGACCCCTCCCGGCGAGGACACGCCCGCCCTGCTCTCGGTGCGCGAGGTCGAGACGGTGTTCCACGAATTCGGCCACCTGCTGCACCACGCCATGAGCCGCGTACCGGTGCGCTCGCTGAGCGGTACGCAGGTGCCCTGGGACTTCGTCGAGCTGCCCTCGCAGATCATGGAGAACTGGGTGATGGAGCGTGAGGCCCTCGACCTCTTCGCCCGCCACTACCAGACCGGCGAAGCGCTGCCCGAGGACCTGTTCCGCAAGCTCGTCGACGCGCGCAACTACCGCGCCGGGAACGTGGCGATGCGCCAGTACTCCTTCGGCCTGACCGACCTGACCCTGCACGTCGAGTACGACCCGCAGTCGGAGACCGACCCGGTCGCGCTGGCCCGCGAGACGATGGCCCGCTTCATCTCCTTCCCTCTGCCGGAGAACTACGCTCAGGTCGCCAGTTTCGGCCACCTGTTCAGCTCGCCGGTCGGGTATGGGGCCGGCTACTATAGCTACAAGTGGGCCGAGGTGCTCGACGCCGACGCCTTCTCACGCTTTGCAGACGAGGGCCTGTTCAACCGTGAGACGGGCCGCTCGTACGTGGACACCATCCTCTCGCGGGGCAACAGCGACGACCCCGCACAGCTCTACCGCGACTTCATGGGCCGCGACCCCGACGCGGACGCCCTGTTGCGGCGCACGGGCCTGTTGTAG
- a CDS encoding phage tail tape measure protein → MTSGGGAGGSTGAAETVYVDVKGRFDEFEARIKQLEADAAQSGERAGSALGGAFTAGLKVATVGAVALAGAVVAIGASTFNLAQEAAQNVSNFQAQLGATREEAERLGSVAEQVFGNNFGGSLEEAGDAVGEVRKQLGELSNAELQKVTEGALALKDSFGTEVPESVSAAKTLMQQFGLTSQEALDFLAKGYQDGLDRSGDLLDTINEYSTQFSSGGASADEFFNIIKNGAQGGSLGTDRAADAFKEFRVRIQDGSKGVATALEQVGINSEDLSKKMASGQITAIEAFNMVQKALAGVKDENLRMQAGVALIGTQYEDLGQKGAAALKTTGTSLKDMAGATDSLNAKYNNLGSFVEGMGRKLQVALLPVGKELLSMANEAVPYLQRAFDRVGAVLPGLIRQGIDTAKQFGTTAVNVYNSVRPAIESTVQTVEKLSAFLNRNKEILIPLTAAVGAGAAAFGAYRLGVAAVSLATTVWTAAQVAATVASVALRAGLTFLTGPVGLVIAAITLLVGAGVALYRNWDEVKAFAEKTWGRIKEIVAGALTGAADFIRGLDWKELGLNVVQGLINGILAGPRLVLAAARNLGSAVISGIKDVLNIQSPSRVMKELGEFTSAGFVQGIESTRPNVLAAAQATAKGFLTAFHDLKAEQAVGNVDVSTYTKTLDSAATQLRAKLKTVKEGTPAYTEWLKALGAVTKELDGLKGKSSDTQKGAKDLADQLAQNRRQIEQGEAMERYITGLRSATSAQLAAALATARTGGETEKYNAIRSEQRRREDEVTAAQNRATDAAQRARQQLADNRAQIAATEAQERYVKGLRTALDSQLATALATARAAGDTEKYNLIKAEQERRLNAATAAHDRATDAARREAEAVREGQAAIREAREYDAYLNSLNDLTDAELALELARQEAAGHQQQYNDVLSVQRQRAQDAAQAVTALAEGVAAADAALADLANNPIGERTDRPGLPVDTAAQQRQNFSDLYDTLTQLDDATIDNADTMELLDRTLQGAAQSGGITAEQLRILQGVLKGTQNSARAMAEGVEAGDAALREVLARPIGERTDRAGADEGIYPDLLRQITALDVGVEDAGATLDFFTDLLDNAGRTGALTAEQLTHLKNVLGEVTSAATQMALGVEAGDEALREVLANPVDEGTFRPDVQGNAQRETFENLKATLLSLDLTAIQNADAMKLYSDMVTNAGKSGGLTAEQLALLNAQIARMKVLSDVDVDVPLSDLEQAAEGTVKRLDDLVRSFETGQITGEDFAAQVFGAVPALERLALAARKAGNTELADDLTATSGALQGLVPAADAAAYSQTKLASARQKLAEAQAGGARPFASDLAALEALRGKPGIVAAELDTLIAKYRELQAQTEKQKGLEDRINEWGKYAQQIIPVVTGAMQALGGASDEVAGQWASDLGDMVGDLVTFGTAIAKGDYIGAAVQALTTIFNWFNRNKKAAEDAAKATREYNEQFRFAAGTAGDNYGSRTTGSYTTGFLFWSTTHYTEQIDQLKRDVALSVEGGFANGIKDGFSQAVAKNDFSLFEKSLKSSVGRAVLDGLIESFINQAVIAKIIGPAIDAYLQTGDTAALQTAIQAASGEAKRFYTDVLQPIAQEFGLVGSDAAGGTSGAASSFGGAPGTSFGATLSFPQSALDELRGAYMAPAVELGTHVTRFGGIITRLEAAEARASSRAPSYGLESLFRR, encoded by the coding sequence ATGACGAGCGGCGGAGGGGCAGGCGGCAGCACAGGCGCGGCCGAGACGGTGTACGTAGACGTGAAGGGCCGGTTCGACGAGTTCGAGGCCCGGATCAAGCAACTGGAGGCCGACGCCGCCCAGAGCGGCGAGCGCGCCGGATCCGCCCTGGGCGGCGCATTCACCGCTGGCCTGAAGGTGGCCACCGTGGGCGCGGTGGCCCTGGCCGGGGCCGTCGTCGCCATCGGGGCCAGCACCTTCAACCTTGCCCAGGAAGCGGCCCAGAACGTCAGCAATTTCCAGGCCCAGCTTGGGGCCACCCGTGAGGAAGCCGAGCGCCTGGGCAGCGTGGCCGAGCAGGTCTTCGGCAACAACTTCGGCGGCAGCCTGGAAGAGGCTGGGGACGCCGTGGGCGAGGTGCGCAAGCAGCTGGGCGAACTGTCCAATGCCGAGCTGCAAAAGGTCACCGAGGGCGCCCTGGCCCTGAAGGACAGCTTCGGCACCGAGGTGCCCGAGTCGGTCAGCGCAGCCAAGACCCTCATGCAGCAGTTCGGGCTGACCTCGCAGGAGGCCCTGGACTTCCTGGCGAAGGGCTATCAGGACGGCCTGGACCGCTCTGGGGATCTTCTCGACACCATCAACGAGTACTCGACCCAGTTCTCCAGCGGTGGGGCGAGCGCCGATGAGTTCTTCAACATCATCAAGAACGGGGCGCAGGGGGGCAGCCTGGGCACCGACCGCGCGGCCGACGCCTTCAAGGAGTTCCGCGTCCGCATTCAGGACGGCTCCAAGGGCGTGGCGACCGCGCTGGAACAGGTGGGCATCAACAGCGAGGACCTCTCCAAGAAGATGGCCTCCGGGCAGATCACGGCCATCGAAGCCTTCAACATGGTGCAGAAGGCCCTGGCCGGCGTGAAAGACGAGAACCTGCGGATGCAGGCGGGCGTGGCCCTGATCGGCACCCAGTACGAGGACCTGGGACAGAAGGGCGCCGCCGCGCTCAAGACCACCGGCACCAGCCTCAAGGACATGGCCGGGGCCACCGACTCGCTGAACGCGAAGTACAACAACCTCGGGTCGTTCGTCGAAGGCATGGGCCGCAAGCTGCAAGTGGCCCTGCTGCCGGTGGGCAAGGAACTGCTCAGCATGGCGAACGAGGCTGTGCCCTACCTGCAGCGCGCCTTCGACCGGGTGGGTGCGGTGCTGCCCGGCCTGATCCGCCAGGGCATCGACACGGCCAAGCAGTTCGGGACCACAGCCGTCAACGTCTACAACAGCGTGCGCCCGGCCATCGAAAGCACGGTCCAGACGGTCGAGAAGCTCAGCGCCTTCCTGAACCGCAATAAGGAAATCCTGATCCCCCTCACGGCCGCTGTGGGGGCCGGTGCCGCCGCCTTCGGGGCCTACCGCCTGGGCGTGGCTGCGGTCAGCCTCGCCACGACCGTCTGGACGGCTGCACAGGTCGCCGCGACGGTGGCGAGTGTCGCCCTGCGGGCGGGTCTGACCTTCCTCACCGGGCCGGTGGGTCTGGTCATCGCGGCCATTACGCTGCTCGTCGGCGCGGGCGTCGCGCTCTACCGCAACTGGGATGAGGTCAAGGCGTTTGCCGAGAAGACCTGGGGGCGCATCAAGGAGATCGTGGCTGGGGCGCTGACCGGCGCGGCCGATTTCATCCGGGGTCTGGACTGGAAGGAACTGGGGCTGAACGTCGTGCAGGGCCTCATCAACGGCATCCTCGCCGGCCCGCGCCTGGTGCTCGCTGCCGCCCGCAACCTGGGCAGCGCGGTCATCAGCGGGATCAAGGACGTGCTGAACATCCAGTCGCCCTCCCGTGTGATGAAGGAACTGGGCGAGTTCACCTCGGCCGGGTTCGTGCAGGGCATCGAATCGACCCGCCCGAACGTACTGGCCGCTGCGCAGGCGACCGCCAAGGGCTTCCTCACTGCCTTCCACGACCTGAAGGCCGAGCAGGCGGTCGGGAACGTGGATGTCTCGACCTACACCAAGACCCTAGACTCGGCGGCCACCCAGCTCCGGGCCAAGCTGAAGACGGTCAAGGAGGGCACGCCCGCCTACACCGAATGGCTCAAGGCCCTGGGCGCGGTCACGAAGGAACTGGACGGCCTGAAGGGCAAGAGCAGCGACACCCAGAAGGGGGCCAAGGATCTGGCCGACCAACTCGCCCAGAACCGCAGGCAGATTGAGCAGGGCGAGGCGATGGAGCGTTACATTACGGGCCTGCGCTCGGCCACCTCGGCACAGCTCGCGGCGGCGCTCGCCACGGCGCGGACGGGTGGGGAAACCGAGAAGTACAACGCCATCCGTAGCGAGCAGCGCCGGCGCGAGGATGAGGTCACGGCTGCCCAGAACCGTGCGACCGACGCCGCCCAGCGTGCCCGGCAGCAGCTCGCAGACAACCGTGCTCAGATTGCCGCCACGGAGGCCCAGGAACGCTACGTGAAGGGCCTGCGCACGGCCCTGGACAGTCAGCTCGCTACGGCCCTGGCGACCGCCCGTGCAGCCGGTGACACTGAGAAGTACAACCTCATCAAAGCCGAGCAGGAACGCCGCCTGAACGCCGCCACCGCCGCCCACGACCGCGCGACCGACGCGGCCCGCCGGGAGGCCGAGGCCGTGCGCGAGGGGCAGGCCGCCATCCGCGAGGCCCGCGAGTACGACGCCTACCTGAACAGCCTCAACGACCTCACCGATGCGGAGCTGGCGCTGGAACTGGCACGGCAGGAGGCCGCCGGACACCAGCAGCAGTACAACGACGTGCTGAGCGTGCAGCGCCAGCGTGCCCAGGACGCGGCCCAGGCCGTCACCGCACTCGCTGAGGGCGTGGCTGCGGCCGACGCCGCGCTGGCCGATCTCGCCAACAACCCGATTGGGGAGCGCACCGACCGGCCCGGCCTGCCGGTGGATACGGCCGCCCAGCAGCGCCAGAACTTTTCGGACCTCTACGACACCCTCACGCAGCTCGACGACGCCACCATCGACAACGCCGACACGATGGAGCTGCTCGACCGCACGCTCCAGGGGGCGGCGCAGTCCGGCGGCATCACGGCCGAGCAACTGCGCATCCTGCAAGGGGTCCTGAAGGGCACCCAGAACAGTGCCCGCGCCATGGCCGAGGGGGTGGAAGCCGGGGACGCGGCCCTGCGCGAAGTCCTGGCCCGCCCTATCGGGGAACGCACCGACCGCGCCGGGGCCGACGAGGGCATCTACCCCGACCTGCTGCGCCAGATCACGGCGCTGGACGTGGGCGTGGAAGACGCGGGGGCCACCCTCGACTTCTTCACCGACCTGCTGGACAACGCGGGGCGCACCGGGGCGCTCACGGCCGAGCAGCTCACCCACCTGAAGAACGTCCTGGGCGAGGTCACCAGCGCGGCCACCCAGATGGCCCTGGGGGTGGAAGCCGGCGACGAGGCGTTGCGCGAGGTGCTGGCGAATCCGGTGGATGAGGGCACCTTCCGTCCCGACGTGCAGGGCAATGCCCAGCGCGAAACCTTCGAGAACCTGAAGGCGACGCTGCTGAGCCTGGACCTGACGGCCATCCAGAACGCCGATGCCATGAAGCTCTACAGCGACATGGTGACGAACGCGGGCAAGAGCGGGGGCCTCACGGCCGAGCAGCTCGCCCTGCTCAATGCCCAGATCGCCCGCATGAAGGTGCTCAGCGACGTGGACGTGGACGTGCCCCTCTCGGATCTGGAGCAGGCCGCCGAGGGCACGGTGAAGCGGCTCGACGACCTGGTGCGCAGCTTCGAGACCGGGCAGATCACGGGCGAGGACTTCGCGGCCCAGGTCTTCGGAGCCGTGCCCGCGCTGGAGCGCTTGGCGCTGGCCGCGCGGAAGGCCGGGAACACCGAACTGGCCGACGATCTCACGGCGACCAGCGGCGCGCTTCAGGGCCTCGTGCCCGCCGCCGACGCTGCCGCCTACTCCCAGACCAAGCTGGCCTCTGCCCGGCAGAAGTTGGCCGAGGCGCAGGCGGGTGGGGCGCGGCCGTTCGCGTCCGACCTCGCCGCGCTCGAAGCCCTGCGCGGCAAGCCGGGCATCGTGGCCGCCGAGCTGGACACCCTCATTGCCAAATACCGCGAGCTGCAAGCCCAGACCGAGAAGCAGAAAGGGCTTGAGGACCGCATCAACGAGTGGGGGAAGTACGCCCAGCAGATCATCCCCGTGGTCACCGGGGCCATGCAGGCGCTGGGCGGCGCGTCCGACGAGGTGGCCGGGCAGTGGGCCAGCGACCTGGGCGACATGGTCGGGGACCTCGTGACGTTCGGCACGGCCATCGCCAAGGGGGACTACATCGGCGCGGCCGTGCAGGCGCTGACCACCATCTTCAACTGGTTCAACCGGAACAAGAAGGCGGCCGAGGACGCGGCCAAAGCCACGCGCGAGTACAACGAGCAGTTCCGCTTCGCGGCGGGCACGGCCGGGGACAACTACGGCAGCCGGACCACCGGCAGCTACACCACCGGCTTCCTGTTCTGGAGCACCACCCACTACACCGAGCAGATCGACCAGCTCAAGCGCGACGTGGCGCTCTCGGTGGAAGGTGGCTTCGCCAACGGCATCAAGGACGGCTTCAGCCAGGCCGTCGCCAAGAACGACTTCAGCCTCTTCGAGAAGTCCCTCAAGAGCAGCGTGGGCCGCGCGGTGCTCGACGGCCTCATCGAGTCGTTCATCAATCAGGCCGTCATCGCCAAGATCATCGGCCCGGCCATCGACGCTTACCTCCAGACGGGCGACACGGCGGCCCTGCAAACGGCTATCCAGGCGGCAAGCGGGGAGGCCAAGCGGTTCTACACCGACGTGCTGCAACCCATCGCGCAGGAGTTCGGCCTGGTGGGGAGCGACGCGGCGGGCGGCACGTCGGGGGCGGCGTCATCGTTCGGGGGAGCACCGGGCACATCGTTCGGGGCCACCCTCTCCTTCCCTCAAAGTGCCCTCGACGAGCTGCGGGGGGCGTACATGGCCCCGGCGGTGGAACTGGGGACGCACGTGACGCGCTTCGGGGGCATCATCACGCGCCTCGAAGCGGCCGAGGCCAGGGCCAGCAGCCGCGCCCCCAGCTACGGGCTGGAAAGCCTGTTCAGGAGGTGA
- a CDS encoding M23 family metallopeptidase: protein MTAFFPLLDTPTTKYTVQAGCGYLDPAYLAATRSQHPAEDFNAVTGSDTDLGDPVHAADDGTVSYTGWDGYIGGIVEILHSDGSTSGYWHLRDVHVVVGQRVNGGDMIGQVGKGATGVMKAHLHFYVKKPGVKLSPSYWPSTHDKNPTSCAAFIRANYFVPTEWLKARGAKRTLADLQALRGTPGRVLVNDIEVTGQLVQRPDNGVTIDARTATVRVYANDPRPTPSVPTLPQN, encoded by the coding sequence GTGACGGCCTTCTTCCCCCTGCTGGACACGCCCACGACCAAGTACACCGTGCAGGCCGGGTGTGGGTATCTGGACCCCGCCTACCTCGCCGCCACGCGCTCGCAGCACCCGGCCGAGGACTTCAATGCGGTGACTGGCAGTGACACCGACCTGGGCGACCCGGTCCACGCGGCCGACGACGGCACCGTGAGCTACACCGGCTGGGACGGGTACATCGGGGGCATCGTCGAGATCCTGCACAGTGACGGCAGCACGTCCGGGTACTGGCACCTGCGCGACGTGCACGTGGTCGTGGGCCAGCGCGTGAACGGCGGCGACATGATCGGCCAGGTGGGCAAGGGCGCGACCGGCGTGATGAAAGCGCACCTGCACTTCTACGTGAAGAAGCCGGGCGTGAAGCTCTCGCCCTCCTACTGGCCGAGCACCCACGACAAGAATCCGACGAGCTGCGCGGCCTTCATCCGCGCCAACTACTTCGTGCCCACTGAGTGGCTGAAAGCGCGGGGCGCGAAGCGGACGCTGGCCGACCTGCAGGCCCTGCGCGGCACGCCGGGCCGGGTGCTCGTGAACGACATAGAGGTGACTGGCCAGCTGGTCCAGCGCCCCGACAATGGCGTGACCATCGACGCGCGCACGGCCACCGTGCGGGTCTACGCCAACGATCCGCGCCCCACGCCCAGCGTGCCCACGCTGCCGCAGAACTGA
- a CDS encoding N-acetyltransferase, with protein sequence MATFSPAPPPSPSVPSVPSVPGDLHLHAVTAADHPRLADFLSACHPEQSVTAADLDRLAAGRLPGEVYSGTLAMRGETPVGLAEVSIPRMDGHPGWLEVTARAADPALGAALLDLAEAQALAHTPHTLVTRVREDWWERALYEARGYAEHDRMWLSTLDLTTLEVGRFTAYEERTRAAGVTIRPLSDFGPFDEAAQRRLYALVAAVLRDVPSATPVSVWPFETWQRRMVPHLHHPEGLFIASAPEGEWVGLSELHTPYGGRPGTVRNGLTGVLGAWRGHGVAFSLKLAAARAARERGYTHARTGNHSANAPMLGINAALGFVREPATLTLVRKL encoded by the coding sequence ATGGCGACCTTCTCTCCCGCCCCGCCGCCCTCGCCCTCTGTGCCCTCCGTGCCCTCTGTGCCCGGCGACCTGCACCTGCACGCGGTCACGGCCGCCGACCACCCGCGCCTGGCCGACTTCCTGAGCGCGTGCCATCCCGAGCAGTCCGTGACGGCTGCGGACCTCGACCGGCTGGCGGCGGGCCGCCTGCCAGGCGAGGTCTACAGCGGCACGCTGGCGATGCGCGGCGAGACGCCGGTCGGCCTGGCCGAGGTGAGCATCCCGCGCATGGATGGCCACCCCGGCTGGCTGGAGGTCACGGCGCGCGCCGCCGACCCGGCCCTGGGCGCGGCGCTGCTGGATCTCGCCGAGGCGCAGGCTCTCGCCCACACCCCTCACACCCTGGTCACGCGCGTGCGCGAGGACTGGTGGGAGCGGGCGCTGTACGAGGCGCGCGGCTACGCCGAACACGACCGCATGTGGCTCAGCACCCTCGACCTGACCACGCTGGAGGTCGGCCGCTTCACCGCCTACGAGGAGCGGACGCGGGCAGCGGGGGTCACGATTCGGCCCCTGTCGGACTTCGGCCCCTTCGACGAGGCGGCGCAGCGGCGGCTGTACGCCCTGGTGGCCGCCGTCCTGCGCGACGTGCCCAGCGCGACACCGGTCAGCGTATGGCCCTTCGAGACCTGGCAGCGCCGCATGGTGCCGCACCTGCACCACCCGGAGGGCCTGTTCATCGCGTCCGCGCCAGAGGGCGAGTGGGTGGGTCTGAGCGAACTGCATACCCCGTACGGTGGTCGCCCCGGCACCGTGCGCAACGGCCTGACGGGGGTGCTGGGCGCTTGGCGCGGCCACGGCGTCGCCTTCTCGCTGAAGCTGGCGGCGGCCCGCGCGGCGCGGGAACGCGGGTACACGCACGCGCGGACCGGCAACCACAGCGCGAACGCCCCGATGCTGGGCATCAATGCGGCGCTGGGCTTCGTGCGTGAGCCCGCCACCCTGACCCTCGTCCGGAAGCTTTGA
- a CDS encoding ATP-binding protein, with translation MSRARATVTYPANFQLIASMNPCKCGYFSDPEKACTCTVTERTRYAARLSGPLLDRIDAVVRVPRLTVEELTRAPEPEASAPVRARIAAARGRMLARQGARNADLAGQALRQHAGLAGGPLAFAQAAARQLGLTGRGYDRLLRVARTVADLAGSDTVRKTHLAEAVTYRPRDLG, from the coding sequence TTGTCCCGTGCCCGCGCCACCGTGACCTATCCGGCGAACTTTCAGCTCATCGCTTCCATGAATCCGTGCAAATGCGGTTATTTTTCGGACCCGGAGAAGGCCTGCACCTGCACGGTCACCGAGCGGACCCGCTACGCCGCGCGCCTCAGCGGACCGCTGCTCGACCGGATAGATGCCGTAGTGCGCGTGCCCAGACTGACGGTCGAAGAACTGACCCGCGCGCCCGAGCCCGAGGCCTCCGCACCCGTACGCGCCCGCATCGCCGCTGCCCGCGGACGGATGCTCGCCCGGCAGGGTGCCCGCAATGCCGACCTCGCGGGTCAGGCCCTGCGCCAGCACGCGGGGTTGGCGGGTGGCCCGCTTGCCTTCGCGCAGGCCGCCGCCCGTCAGCTGGGCCTCACCGGGCGCGGCTACGACCGCCTGCTGCGCGTGGCCCGCACCGTGGCCGACCTCGCGGGAAGCGACACAGTGCGGAAAACCCACCTCGCCGAGGCAGTGACCTACCGCCCCAGGGACCTGGGGTAG